In the genome of Myxococcus stipitatus, one region contains:
- the nagE gene encoding N-acetylglucosamine-specific PTS transporter subunit IIBC, translated as MSNSFAGVQQLGRALMLPIAVLPIAGLLLRLGQPDLLNVAFVAAAGDAIFSHLGLLFAVGVAVGFAKENHGAAALAGAVGYFIVIEGTKVMVSAPADLVAGLDGAARDLALVNFKAKLASKISTPVGILSGITAGLLYNRFKDMKLPDYLAFFGGRRFVPIITGFVCLGFALAFGIGWPVVEAALDGASRAVVSAGSLGLFLYGFFNRLLIVTGLHHIINNLAWFVIGDFNGATGDLKRFFAGDPSAGAMMAGFFPVMMFGLPAACLAMYHAAPRKNRAKVGGVLLSMALTAALTGVTEPVEFAFMFLAPPLYLLHAALTGLSHVIMNLLNVKLGFGFSAGLFDYVLNYKLATQPLLLLPVGFAYAGVYYGVFRFVIARFNLKTLGREDETEASVDSGAVAPGLPVPALARGEAYLRALGGFGNLKEVDACTTRLRLQVVDSERVDESALKQLGARGVLRPAKGSVQVIIGPEADQLAGEVKRALQNAAAPVGSEHRVLARAMLEALGGASNVRVVDSCTTRVRLSVADSHLVNDAKLQGLGTRGVVKPVNGSVQVILGPTAERVADELRSML; from the coding sequence GTGAGCAACTCGTTTGCTGGAGTGCAGCAGCTCGGGCGCGCGTTGATGCTGCCCATTGCCGTGCTACCCATCGCGGGCCTCTTGCTGCGCTTGGGACAGCCGGACTTGTTGAACGTGGCGTTCGTCGCCGCGGCGGGAGACGCCATCTTCTCTCACCTCGGCTTGCTGTTCGCCGTGGGTGTGGCGGTGGGCTTCGCCAAGGAGAACCACGGCGCCGCGGCGCTCGCGGGCGCGGTGGGCTACTTCATCGTCATCGAAGGCACCAAGGTGATGGTCTCCGCCCCCGCCGACCTGGTGGCGGGCCTGGACGGCGCCGCGCGCGACCTGGCCCTGGTGAACTTCAAGGCCAAGCTGGCGTCGAAGATCAGCACCCCCGTGGGCATCCTCTCCGGCATCACCGCGGGCCTGCTCTACAACCGCTTCAAGGACATGAAGCTGCCGGACTACCTGGCGTTCTTCGGAGGCCGCCGGTTCGTCCCCATCATCACCGGCTTCGTGTGTCTGGGATTCGCCCTGGCGTTTGGTATTGGCTGGCCCGTCGTGGAGGCGGCGCTGGACGGCGCCTCCCGCGCGGTGGTGTCCGCCGGCAGCCTGGGCCTGTTCCTGTATGGCTTCTTCAACCGGCTGCTCATCGTCACGGGCCTGCACCACATCATCAACAACCTGGCCTGGTTCGTGATTGGCGACTTCAACGGCGCCACGGGTGACTTGAAGCGCTTCTTCGCCGGAGACCCGTCCGCGGGCGCGATGATGGCGGGCTTCTTCCCGGTGATGATGTTCGGCCTGCCGGCCGCGTGTCTGGCCATGTACCACGCGGCGCCCAGGAAGAACCGCGCCAAGGTGGGCGGTGTGCTCCTCTCCATGGCGCTCACCGCGGCGCTGACGGGTGTCACCGAGCCGGTGGAGTTCGCCTTCATGTTCCTGGCGCCGCCGCTCTACCTGCTCCACGCGGCCCTCACCGGCCTGTCGCACGTCATCATGAACCTGCTCAACGTGAAGCTGGGCTTCGGCTTCTCCGCGGGGCTGTTCGACTACGTGCTCAACTACAAGCTGGCCACCCAGCCGCTGCTGCTCCTGCCGGTGGGCTTCGCCTACGCGGGCGTCTACTACGGCGTGTTCCGCTTCGTCATCGCCCGCTTCAACCTGAAGACGCTGGGCCGCGAGGACGAGACGGAGGCCTCGGTCGACTCGGGCGCGGTGGCTCCGGGGCTTCCCGTGCCGGCGCTGGCCCGGGGCGAGGCGTACCTGCGTGCGCTCGGGGGCTTCGGCAATCTGAAGGAAGTGGATGCGTGCACCACGCGGCTGCGCCTGCAGGTGGTGGACAGCGAGCGGGTGGATGAGTCCGCGCTCAAGCAGCTCGGCGCCCGAGGCGTGCTGCGCCCGGCGAAGGGCAGCGTGCAGGTCATCATCGGACCCGAGGCGGACCAGCTCGCGGGTGAGGTCAAGCGCGCCCTCCAGAACGCCGCGGCCCCCGTGGGCTCCGAGCACCGGGTGCTGGCGCGCGCCATGCTGGAGGCGCTGGGCGGCGCGAGCAACGTTCGCGTCGTGGACAGCTGCACCACGCGCGTGCGGCTGAGCGTCGCCGATTCCCACCTGGTGAATGACGCGAAGCTCCAGGGCCTGGGAACACGAGGCGTCGTGAAGCCCG
- the ptsP gene encoding phosphoenolpyruvate--protein phosphotransferase produces MNPGPSLKLVSASPPPATLTLASPLSGWAARLEEVPDPAFAQRLAGDGVVVDPTSTELRAPCDGVVVSVHASRHACTVRAETGAEILLHIGIDTVELRGEGFTSHVQAGQKVRAGDVLIGFDLDLLARKARSLQTVMLVVNPEGYTVTERVEGRSVSVGEPLFSVSGNASAPATPEPVAEGGATRQVRLLIAHGLHARPAASFAQRARLHPGVVRVSCQGRTANGKSVSALMGLGATHGDLLTLQVEGDAAEHVAQELAEWVASGLGDPTSPVAEPVATAHGVKPMPVAVPIFQPGKELLLEGVVASPGSAVGRAVRVVDLPVDLPEQGQGAALEAQRLTEALARVRRELEDSLSNAPGGGARVEIFRAHLALLEDPELADAAGREITAGRSAAWAWRAVMERQAAVLLGLEDARLAERAGDLHDLARRVVAVLTGEASSRVPSVLPPEAILIADELLPSELASLEPHRIAGICTARGGPTSHVAILAAGMGLPAVVAMGNQVLAIPEGAPLVLDGDRGEVRVFPTEETRESTRRAMVARAAHRRAHLASAHEDCRTADGVRIEVVANLGRPGEAVSARDKGAEGCGLLRTEFLFLERVRAPSEDEQLARYQEIADAMGGRHVVIRTLDVGGDKPLAYLPLPHEDNPVLGLRGVRVSLREPELLRTQLRAILRVRPAGVCRIMVPMVTTRAELRAVRAMVDAERQALGISTPVLLGAMVEVPAAAVLADQLAADADFLSIGTNDLTQYVLAVDRGNPHLAARLDGLHPGVLRLVAKTVEGARLRGRPVAVCGGVASEPRAAPLLIGLGVTELSATPAVVPDLKAFIRTLSLPRCEQVAREALKLESAEAVRALVSSTWPGL; encoded by the coding sequence ATGAACCCCGGACCTTCGCTCAAGCTCGTCTCCGCGTCTCCTCCGCCGGCCACGCTCACGCTCGCCTCGCCGCTGTCCGGCTGGGCCGCGCGGCTGGAGGAGGTGCCCGACCCGGCCTTCGCCCAGCGCCTCGCGGGCGACGGCGTCGTGGTGGACCCGACGTCCACCGAGCTGCGCGCGCCGTGTGATGGCGTCGTCGTCTCCGTCCACGCCTCCCGCCATGCGTGCACGGTGCGCGCGGAGACGGGCGCGGAGATCCTCCTGCACATCGGCATCGACACGGTGGAGCTGCGCGGCGAGGGCTTCACGTCACACGTCCAGGCCGGTCAGAAGGTCCGCGCGGGCGACGTGCTCATCGGCTTCGACCTGGACCTGCTCGCGCGCAAGGCGCGCAGCCTCCAGACGGTCATGCTGGTGGTCAATCCGGAGGGCTACACCGTCACGGAGCGGGTGGAGGGTCGCTCAGTCTCCGTGGGCGAGCCGCTGTTCTCCGTGTCTGGCAATGCCAGCGCGCCCGCGACGCCGGAGCCCGTGGCGGAGGGCGGCGCGACGCGGCAGGTGCGCCTGCTCATCGCGCATGGCCTGCACGCCCGGCCCGCCGCCTCCTTCGCCCAGCGCGCCCGCCTTCACCCCGGGGTGGTGCGGGTGTCGTGTCAGGGCCGCACGGCGAATGGAAAGAGCGTCTCCGCGCTCATGGGCCTGGGCGCCACGCACGGGGACCTGCTCACGCTCCAGGTCGAGGGCGACGCGGCGGAGCATGTCGCGCAGGAGCTGGCGGAGTGGGTGGCGAGCGGACTGGGAGACCCCACGTCCCCCGTCGCGGAGCCGGTGGCCACCGCGCACGGCGTGAAGCCGATGCCCGTCGCCGTCCCCATCTTCCAGCCGGGCAAGGAGCTGCTGCTCGAGGGGGTGGTGGCTTCGCCGGGCTCCGCGGTGGGCCGCGCGGTGCGCGTCGTGGACCTGCCCGTGGACCTGCCGGAGCAGGGACAGGGCGCGGCGCTCGAGGCGCAGCGCTTGACGGAGGCGCTCGCGCGGGTGCGCCGGGAGCTCGAGGACTCCCTGTCGAATGCCCCCGGCGGCGGTGCGCGCGTGGAAATCTTCCGCGCGCACCTGGCGCTCCTGGAGGACCCGGAGCTCGCCGATGCCGCGGGCAGGGAAATCACCGCCGGGCGCTCCGCGGCCTGGGCCTGGCGCGCGGTGATGGAGCGGCAGGCCGCCGTGTTGCTCGGGCTCGAGGACGCGCGGCTGGCCGAGCGCGCGGGAGACCTGCACGACCTGGCCCGGCGCGTGGTGGCCGTGCTGACGGGGGAAGCCAGCTCGCGGGTTCCGTCGGTGCTGCCGCCCGAGGCCATCCTGATCGCGGACGAGCTGCTGCCGTCCGAGCTGGCCTCGCTGGAGCCGCACCGCATCGCCGGCATCTGCACCGCGCGGGGCGGGCCCACCTCCCACGTGGCCATCCTCGCGGCGGGCATGGGCCTGCCCGCGGTGGTGGCCATGGGCAACCAGGTGCTGGCCATCCCCGAGGGCGCGCCGCTGGTCCTCGATGGAGACCGTGGCGAGGTGCGGGTCTTTCCGACCGAGGAGACGCGCGAGTCCACCCGCCGCGCGATGGTGGCGCGCGCCGCCCACCGTCGTGCCCACCTGGCCTCGGCGCACGAGGACTGTCGCACCGCGGATGGCGTGCGCATCGAGGTCGTCGCGAACCTGGGCAGGCCGGGTGAGGCCGTCTCGGCGCGCGACAAGGGCGCGGAGGGGTGTGGCCTGCTCCGCACGGAGTTCCTCTTCCTGGAGCGCGTGCGCGCGCCCAGCGAGGACGAGCAGCTGGCGCGCTATCAGGAGATCGCCGACGCGATGGGCGGGCGCCACGTCGTCATCCGCACGCTGGACGTCGGCGGGGACAAGCCGCTCGCGTACCTGCCGCTGCCGCACGAGGACAACCCGGTGCTGGGCCTGCGTGGGGTGCGCGTGTCGCTGCGAGAGCCGGAGCTGCTGCGCACGCAGCTGCGCGCCATCCTCCGCGTCCGGCCCGCGGGCGTCTGCCGCATCATGGTGCCGATGGTGACGACCCGCGCGGAGCTGCGCGCCGTGCGCGCCATGGTCGACGCCGAGCGCCAGGCGCTGGGCATCTCCACGCCCGTGCTGTTGGGGGCGATGGTCGAGGTGCCCGCGGCGGCGGTGCTCGCGGACCAGCTCGCGGCGGACGCGGACTTCCTGTCCATCGGCACCAATGACCTCACGCAGTACGTGCTGGCCGTGGACCGTGGCAACCCACACCTGGCCGCGCGGCTGGATGGCCTGCACCCGGGCGTGCTGCGACTGGTGGCGAAGACGGTGGAGGGCGCGCGTCTGCGCGGACGGCCGGTGGCGGTGTGCGGTGGCGTGGCGTCGGAGCCTCGGGCGGCGCCGCTGCTCATCGGGCTGGGCGTCACGGAGCTGTCCGCCACGCCCGCGGTGGTCCCCGACCTGAAGGCGTTCATTCGCACGTTGTCGTTGCCCCGCTGCGAGCAGGTGGCGCGCGAGGCCCTGAAGCTGGAGAGCGCGGAGGCGGTCCGCGCTCTGGTGTCGAGCACCTGGCCTGGGCTCTAG
- a CDS encoding N-acetylmuramic acid 6-phosphate etherase, whose protein sequence is MAEETEHMARRFQGLDTWGTTEMLEALWGGQSRAVAACLPALSALSPAADAAVERLARGEGRLVYAGAGSSGVLAALDALELGPTFDWPTSRLAVLMAGGLDLTRGFDGGAEDDEEAGREKARAAALGPEDVVLGVSASGHSAFTVGVLDVARSRDALTVALVCRARSALAKVAAYEVVVATGAEVIAGSTRLGAGTAQKVMLNLFSTSVMAGLGHVFDNLMVDVRPENAKLRQRCVAMVARLAKVDEARAAAALTIHGSVKRAVLGLAGLDEARTDAVLTRAGGNLRRALAALTSEEADPS, encoded by the coding sequence ATGGCGGAGGAGACGGAGCACATGGCTCGTCGCTTCCAGGGGTTGGACACCTGGGGCACGACCGAGATGCTGGAGGCGCTCTGGGGCGGTCAGTCCCGGGCGGTGGCGGCCTGCTTGCCGGCGCTGTCCGCGCTGAGCCCCGCGGCGGATGCCGCGGTGGAGCGGCTGGCCCGAGGCGAGGGCCGGCTGGTGTACGCGGGCGCGGGCTCCTCCGGGGTGCTGGCGGCGCTGGACGCGCTGGAGCTGGGCCCCACGTTCGACTGGCCCACCTCGCGCCTCGCCGTGCTGATGGCGGGCGGGCTGGACCTCACGCGTGGCTTCGATGGCGGCGCGGAGGATGACGAGGAGGCGGGCCGCGAGAAGGCGCGCGCGGCGGCGCTGGGACCGGAGGACGTGGTGCTGGGCGTCTCCGCCAGCGGGCACAGCGCCTTCACGGTGGGCGTGCTGGATGTCGCGCGCAGCCGGGACGCGCTCACGGTGGCGCTGGTGTGCCGGGCGCGCTCCGCGCTGGCGAAGGTCGCCGCGTACGAGGTCGTCGTGGCCACGGGCGCGGAGGTCATCGCGGGCTCCACGCGACTGGGCGCGGGCACGGCGCAGAAGGTGATGCTGAACCTCTTCTCCACGTCCGTGATGGCGGGGCTGGGGCACGTCTTCGACAACCTCATGGTCGACGTGCGGCCGGAGAACGCGAAGCTGCGTCAGCGCTGCGTGGCCATGGTCGCCCGGCTGGCGAAGGTGGACGAGGCCCGCGCCGCCGCGGCGCTCACGATTCACGGCTCCGTCAAGCGCGCGGTGCTGGGCCTGGCGGGCCTGGACGAGGCGCGCACGGACGCTGTCCTGACTCGCGCCGGGGGAAACCTCCGGCGTGCCCTGGCCGCGCTCACCTCGGAGGAGGCAGACCCCTCATGA
- a CDS encoding GntR family transcriptional regulator, which translates to MDTRRADPFDKGAISSTLPMPLYLQLARHLRGLIVGGQLGHLDALPGERELVEKFGVSRVTVRKALRELQTEGLLQQRQGAGTFVNRVPYVEQRLSSLTSFSDDMASRGLSAGSVWLQRVVTMATPEETLALGLSPGATVSRLHRLRTANEAPMALELAVIPTRFLPDPRTVEGSLYGVLRARGFTPHRALQRLTAVRLTSDQADHLGVQEGSAALYIERRTMMEDGTPLELVRSQYRGDAYDFVVELNMSGGSGPQEPHR; encoded by the coding sequence GTGGACACACGCAGAGCCGACCCCTTCGACAAGGGCGCGATTTCGAGCACGCTGCCCATGCCGCTCTATCTCCAGCTCGCCCGGCACCTGCGAGGCCTCATCGTGGGCGGCCAGCTCGGGCACCTGGATGCGCTCCCGGGAGAGCGGGAGCTGGTGGAGAAGTTCGGCGTCTCGCGCGTCACCGTGCGCAAGGCGCTCCGGGAGCTTCAAACGGAAGGACTGCTGCAGCAGCGCCAGGGCGCGGGCACGTTCGTCAACCGCGTGCCCTACGTGGAGCAGCGGCTGTCGTCGCTCACCAGCTTCTCCGATGACATGGCCTCGAGAGGGCTGTCCGCGGGCTCGGTCTGGTTGCAGCGCGTGGTGACGATGGCGACGCCCGAGGAGACGCTGGCCCTGGGGCTGAGTCCCGGCGCGACGGTGAGCCGGCTGCACCGGCTGCGCACCGCGAACGAGGCGCCCATGGCGCTGGAGCTCGCGGTCATCCCCACGCGCTTCCTGCCGGACCCTCGCACGGTGGAGGGCTCGCTGTACGGCGTGCTGCGAGCGCGGGGCTTCACGCCGCATCGCGCGCTCCAGCGGCTGACGGCGGTGCGGCTGACCTCCGACCAGGCGGACCACCTGGGCGTGCAGGAGGGCTCGGCGGCGCTCTACATCGAGCGGCGCACGATGATGGAGGACGGCACGCCGCTGGAGCTGGTGCGCTCGCAGTACCGCGGTGATGCCTACGACTTCGTGGTGGAACTGAACATGAGCGGGGGCTCCGGGCCCCAGGAGCCCCATCGATGA
- a CDS encoding SIS domain-containing protein: MNPSAPLPVMAKEAAQAAEVARRQLSLGDDAFAELGERLRHHPPRFVVTCARGSSDHAAVYGKYLIETTLGRAVASVGPSVASIYGAHALDLRDALFVAVSQSGRSPDLLKMTEAAKAGGALVVGFVNEPSAPLAALCDVSLPLGAGPERSVAATKSYLLSGLAFLRLVAHWSADAKLREAVAAFPEALESARALDWWPALETLVDAQSLYVVGRGSGLGAALELALKLKETCRLHAEAFSAAEVLHGPLGLVRPGFPVIALGQEDGSAEGTRGVVRRMLELGADVRSVLPVPGAVPLPTVPGVPLALAPLCQVQSFYLAVHRLATARGLDPDAPAHLRKVTETV; the protein is encoded by the coding sequence ATGAACCCCTCGGCGCCTCTCCCCGTCATGGCCAAGGAGGCCGCGCAGGCCGCGGAGGTCGCGCGGCGCCAGCTCTCGCTGGGCGATGACGCCTTCGCGGAGCTGGGCGAGCGGCTGCGCCACCATCCTCCGCGCTTCGTCGTCACGTGCGCTCGCGGCAGCTCGGACCACGCGGCCGTCTACGGCAAGTACCTCATCGAGACGACGCTGGGACGCGCCGTGGCCTCGGTGGGCCCCAGCGTGGCGTCCATCTACGGCGCGCACGCGCTGGACTTGCGAGACGCGCTCTTCGTCGCTGTCTCGCAGTCGGGCCGCAGCCCGGACCTGCTGAAGATGACGGAGGCGGCGAAGGCGGGCGGCGCGCTCGTGGTGGGCTTCGTCAACGAGCCCTCCGCGCCCCTGGCCGCGCTGTGCGACGTGAGCCTGCCCCTGGGCGCGGGCCCCGAGAGAAGCGTCGCGGCCACCAAGTCGTATCTGCTCTCCGGCCTCGCGTTCCTGAGGTTGGTGGCGCACTGGTCCGCGGACGCGAAGCTGCGCGAGGCCGTGGCCGCCTTCCCGGAGGCGCTGGAGTCCGCGCGCGCGCTCGACTGGTGGCCCGCGCTGGAGACGCTGGTCGACGCGCAGAGCCTCTACGTCGTGGGCCGAGGCAGCGGCCTGGGCGCCGCGCTCGAGCTCGCCCTGAAGCTCAAGGAGACGTGCCGCCTGCACGCGGAGGCGTTCAGCGCGGCGGAGGTCCTCCACGGCCCCCTGGGCCTGGTGCGGCCCGGCTTCCCCGTCATCGCGCTGGGGCAGGAGGACGGCTCCGCGGAGGGCACGCGCGGCGTGGTGCGCCGCATGCTGGAGCTGGGCGCGGATGTCCGCTCCGTGCTTCCGGTGCCGGGCGCGGTGCCACTGCCCACGGTGCCCGGCGTGCCGCTCGCCCTGGCGCCGCTGTGTCAGGTGCAGAGCTTCTACCTGGCGGTCCACCGGCTGGCCACGGCGCGGGGCCTGGACCCGGACGCGCCCGCCCACCTGCGAAAAGTCACGGAGACCGTGTGA
- the nagA gene encoding N-acetylglucosamine-6-phosphate deacetylase: MRQLLSGARVFTGEHLLEGHVVVLDAGRVAAVVPREDAPVGLTTRVLPSEALLVPGFIDIQVNGAGGVLFNESPTAEAALAIAATMRRTGTTGLLPTFITDEPLRTTRACEAASAALARPEGGVLGIHLEGPFISPKRPGVHEPRYIREPDENIVERLTSLAERLARAGGRLLMTLAPEQVEDPVIRRLTAAGAVLAAGHTAASHERALQAVAAGVRGFTHLFNAMPPVFNREPGPVVAGFSADEAWCSVIVDGVHVHPANLRQLLKAKPPGKVVLVTDAMPPVGTKETTFVLYGRTILRREGRLVTQDGTLAGADIDMASAVRNCVQLLDVPLEEALRMASLYPARALGLEKQLGRIVPGHRADLALIQPNLSVQATWVAGNEQWH; the protein is encoded by the coding sequence ATGAGACAGCTCCTCTCGGGCGCGCGCGTCTTCACCGGGGAACACCTCCTCGAAGGACATGTCGTGGTCCTCGATGCCGGGCGTGTCGCCGCGGTGGTTCCGCGCGAGGACGCGCCCGTCGGCCTGACGACGCGGGTGCTGCCCTCCGAGGCCCTGCTCGTGCCGGGCTTCATCGACATCCAGGTGAATGGCGCGGGAGGCGTGCTGTTCAACGAGTCGCCCACCGCCGAAGCCGCGCTCGCCATCGCGGCGACGATGCGGCGCACGGGCACCACGGGCCTTCTGCCCACGTTCATCACCGATGAGCCCCTGCGGACGACGCGGGCGTGTGAGGCCGCCTCCGCCGCGCTGGCGCGCCCCGAGGGCGGCGTGCTGGGCATCCACCTGGAGGGGCCCTTCATCAGCCCCAAGCGCCCCGGCGTCCACGAGCCGCGCTACATCCGCGAGCCGGACGAGAACATCGTCGAGCGGCTCACCTCGCTCGCGGAGCGGCTGGCCCGCGCGGGCGGACGGCTCCTGATGACGCTGGCCCCCGAGCAGGTGGAGGACCCGGTCATCCGCCGGCTCACCGCCGCGGGCGCGGTGCTGGCCGCGGGCCACACGGCGGCCAGCCACGAGCGCGCGCTGCAGGCCGTCGCGGCGGGCGTGCGCGGCTTCACGCACCTGTTCAACGCCATGCCTCCGGTGTTCAACCGCGAGCCCGGGCCGGTGGTGGCGGGCTTCAGCGCCGACGAGGCGTGGTGCAGCGTCATCGTGGATGGCGTCCATGTCCACCCCGCGAACCTGCGCCAGCTCCTGAAGGCCAAGCCCCCCGGCAAGGTGGTGCTCGTCACGGACGCGATGCCTCCGGTGGGCACGAAGGAGACGACGTTCGTCCTGTACGGCCGCACCATCCTCCGGCGCGAGGGGCGGCTGGTGACCCAGGACGGGACGCTGGCGGGCGCCGACATCGACATGGCGTCAGCGGTGCGCAACTGTGTCCAGCTGCTCGACGTCCCACTCGAGGAGGCGCTGCGCATGGCCTCGCTCTACCCCGCGCGTGCGCTCGGCCTGGAGAAGCAGCTGGGGCGCATCGTCCCCGGCCACCGCGCGGACCTCGCGCTCATCCAGCCCAACCTCTCCGTGCAGGCCACGTGGGTGGCTGGAAATGAGCAGTGGCACTGA
- a CDS encoding glycosyl hydrolase family 18 protein: MKAPLLAEWAVGVAYAVGAQVTYGGRLYQCRLAHTSQADWTPSAVPALWLDLGTSGGDPTAPTVTLSASATNITAAGPVTLTATASDNVGVTRVELLENGTVVGTSNSYTRQFTGNAQNGTYTYVFRAYDAAGNVGSQQVVVTVAIPGTGDPIPPTVTLSASATNITAAGSLTLTATASDNVGVKRVELLENGSVVGTGNSYTRQFTSSGQNGTYTYVFRAYDEAGNVGTQQVVVTVAIGGTGGGKKVVAYFTQWGIYGRNYQVSHIPVTKVTHINYAFSNISADGRCAIGDAYADLDKGGGWPGEWDPGQIRGNFRAFKELKKSHPNLKLLISVGGWTWSKYFSQVAASASSRATFVKSCVDMFIKGQFPNVTPANGVGIFDGIDIDWEYPVGGGLGGNTNSPADKQNYTLLMQEFRTQLNAVTAQTGKPYLLTIATGASPDLLVNKQETKALSDTLDWINVMSYDYHGAFEPTVNFHSGLLKVDGDPQAHTGFYTDGTIAKMLELGVLPSKIVVGVPFYGRGWGSVPNVNNGLFQQGVPTKGTWDDAQSGLTGVFDYKDLKNNYERAGSGYTKFVHPQAKQAYVYSPSTRVWIAYDDPSTINAKADYIISKGLGGAMFWELSGDDGTLLNTLSSRMLQ, from the coding sequence ATGAAGGCCCCGCTCCTCGCGGAGTGGGCGGTCGGTGTCGCGTACGCGGTAGGCGCGCAGGTCACCTATGGCGGCAGGCTCTATCAGTGCCGACTGGCGCACACCTCGCAGGCGGACTGGACGCCGTCCGCGGTGCCCGCCCTGTGGCTCGATTTGGGGACGAGCGGCGGCGACCCGACCGCGCCCACCGTCACGCTGAGCGCCAGCGCGACGAACATCACCGCGGCGGGCCCGGTGACGTTGACGGCCACCGCGTCGGACAACGTGGGCGTCACCCGCGTGGAGCTGCTGGAGAACGGCACGGTGGTGGGCACGAGCAACAGCTACACGCGCCAGTTCACCGGCAACGCCCAGAATGGCACGTACACGTACGTCTTCCGCGCGTACGACGCGGCCGGCAACGTGGGCTCGCAGCAGGTCGTCGTCACCGTGGCGATTCCCGGCACGGGCGACCCGATTCCGCCCACCGTCACGCTGAGCGCCAGCGCGACGAACATCACCGCGGCGGGCTCGCTGACGCTGACGGCCACCGCGTCGGACAACGTGGGCGTCAAGCGCGTGGAGCTCCTGGAGAACGGCTCCGTGGTGGGCACCGGCAACAGCTACACGCGCCAGTTCACCAGCAGCGGGCAGAACGGCACGTACACGTACGTCTTCCGGGCCTATGACGAGGCCGGCAACGTGGGCACGCAGCAGGTCGTCGTCACGGTGGCCATCGGCGGCACCGGCGGCGGCAAGAAGGTGGTGGCGTACTTCACGCAGTGGGGCATCTACGGCCGCAACTACCAGGTCTCCCACATCCCCGTGACGAAGGTGACGCACATCAACTACGCGTTCTCCAACATCTCGGCGGATGGTCGCTGCGCCATCGGTGACGCGTACGCGGACCTGGACAAGGGCGGCGGGTGGCCGGGCGAGTGGGACCCCGGTCAGATTCGCGGCAACTTCCGCGCGTTCAAGGAGCTGAAGAAGTCGCACCCCAACCTCAAGCTGCTCATCTCCGTGGGTGGCTGGACGTGGTCCAAGTACTTCTCGCAGGTGGCGGCGTCCGCGTCCTCGCGCGCCACGTTCGTGAAGTCCTGCGTCGACATGTTCATCAAGGGGCAGTTCCCCAACGTGACGCCGGCGAACGGCGTGGGCATCTTCGACGGCATCGACATCGACTGGGAGTACCCGGTGGGCGGCGGCCTGGGCGGCAACACCAACAGCCCCGCGGACAAGCAGAACTACACGCTGCTGATGCAGGAGTTCCGCACCCAGCTCAACGCGGTGACAGCGCAGACGGGCAAGCCCTACCTGCTCACCATCGCCACGGGCGCGTCGCCGGACCTGCTGGTGAACAAGCAGGAGACGAAGGCCCTGTCGGACACGCTCGATTGGATCAACGTGATGAGCTACGACTACCACGGCGCCTTCGAGCCGACGGTGAACTTCCACTCCGGCCTCCTCAAGGTGGATGGAGACCCGCAGGCGCACACCGGCTTCTACACGGACGGCACCATCGCGAAGATGCTCGAATTGGGCGTCCTCCCCTCGAAGATTGTCGTCGGTGTCCCGTTCTACGGCCGCGGCTGGGGCAGCGTGCCCAACGTGAACAACGGCCTGTTCCAGCAGGGTGTCCCCACCAAGGGCACCTGGGATGACGCCCAGTCGGGCCTGACGGGTGTGTTCGACTACAAGGACCTCAAGAACAACTACGAGCGCGCGGGCTCCGGCTACACCAAGTTCGTGCACCCGCAGGCGAAGCAGGCCTACGTCTACAGCCCGTCCACCCGCGTGTGGATTGCGTATGACGACCCGTCCACCATCAACGCGAAGGCGGACTACATCATCAGCAAGGGACTGGGCGGCGCGATGTTCTGGGAGCTGAGCGGCGACGACGGCACGCTCCTCAACACCCTCTCCTCTCGCATGCTCCAGTAA